The Osmerus eperlanus chromosome 22, fOsmEpe2.1, whole genome shotgun sequence genome window below encodes:
- the LOC134008434 gene encoding UTP--glucose-1-phosphate uridylyltransferase-like isoform X2 gives MSEFQEQMRQQLESSMHKELEKLGATTKGAEAEISKKDFEGFRNLFHRFLQAKGPSVDWAKIHRPPEGSIHPYEDIKSKGLPDSVAASLNKLVVVKLNGGLGTSMGCKGPKSLISVRNENTFLDLTVQQIEHLNKTFNTEVPLVLMNSFNTDEDTKKILQKYAHHRVKIHTFNQSRYPRINKESLLPIARDMSMTGENSEAWYPPGHGDIYASFYNSGLLDKLIAEGKEYIFVSNIDNLGATVDLFILNHLMSQPADKRCEFVMEVTDKTRADVKGGTLTQYDGKLRLLEISQVPKAHVDEFKSVTKFKIFNTNNLWISLNAIKRLHEQNAMDMEIIVNPKTLDGGLNVIQLETAVGAAIKSFDNALGVNVPRSRFLPVKTSSDLLLVMSNLYSLDAGSLTMSKKREFPSTPHVKLGSSFTKVHDYLTRFESIPDMLELDHLTVSGDVTFGKQVSLKGTVIIIANHGDRIDIPAGALLENKIVSGNLRILDH, from the exons ATGTCCGAGTTCCAGGAGCAGATGCGTCAACAGCTGGAGAGCTCCATGCAcaaggagctggagaagctAGGGGCCACCACCAAGGGTGCCGAGGCAGAG ATATCCAAAAAGGACTTTGAGGGTTTCAGAAACCTCTTCCACAGATTCCTCCAGGCAAAGGGACCCTCAGTCGACTGGGCCAAGATCCACAGACCCCCAGAGGGTTCG ATCCATCCCTATGAAGATATCAAATCCAAGGGTTTGCCAGACAGCGTGGCGGCCAGTCTTAACAAGCTGGTGGTGGTCAAGCTCAATGGAGGCTTGGGGACCAGCATGGGATGCAAGGGCCCCAAGAGTCTCATCAGCGTCCGCAACGAGAACACCTTCCTGGACCTCACCGTCCAGCAGATTGAG CACTTGAACAAGACCTTCAACACTGAAGTGCCTTTGGTCCTGATGAACTCCTTCAACACAGACGAGGACACCAAGAAGATCCTGCAGAAATACGCACATCACAGGGTGAAGATCCACACCTTCAATCAGAGCAG GTATCCCCGCATCAACAAGGAGTCCCTGTTGCCCATCGCCAGAGATATGAGCATGACCGGGGAGAACAGCGAGGCCTGGTACCCTCCAGGTCATGGCGACATCTACGCTAGCTTCTACAACTCCGGCCTGCTGGACAAGCTCATAGCGGAGGGCAAGGAGTACATCTTTGTGTCCAACATCGACAACCTGGGGGCCACGGTGGACCTGTTCATCCTCAACCACCTGATGAGCCAGCCAGCCGACAAGCGCTGCGAGTTCGTCATGGAGGTCACGGACAAGACCAGGGCCGATGTCAAG GGCGGTACTCTTACCCAGTATGACGGCAAGCTGAGACTCCTTGAGATCTCCCAGGTGCCCAAGGCCCACGTGGACGAGTTCAAATCGGTCACTAAGTTCAAGATCTTCAACACCAACAACCTGTGGATCTCACTGAATGCCATCAAGAGGCTGCACGAGCAGAACGCCATGGACATGGAGATCATCGTCAACCCCAAG acactaGACGGAGGCCTGAATGTGATCCAGCTGGAGACTGCCGTTGGCGCCGCCATCAAGAGCTTCGACAACGCCCTGGGCGTCAACGTGCCCCGCAGCCGTTTCCTGCCCGTCAAGACCTCCTCCGACCTGCTCCTGGTCATGTCCAACCTCTACAGCCTCGATGCCGGCTCGCTCACCATGAGCAAGAAGAGAGAGTTCCCCAGCACGCCCCACGTCAAACTGGGCAGCTCCTTCACCAAG GTCCACGACTACCTGACCAGATTTGAGAGCATCCCTGACATGCTGGAACTGGACCATCTCACAGTGTCGGGAGACGTCACCTTTGGAAAGCAAGTCTCTCTCAAG GGCACGGTTATAATCATTGCCAATCATGGAGATAGGATTGATATTCCTGCCGGAGCATTGCTGGAAAACAAGATTGTATCTGGCAACCTGCGCATCCTTGATCACTGA
- the LOC134008434 gene encoding UTP--glucose-1-phosphate uridylyltransferase-like isoform X1, with translation MSLTAADLSKGAMSEFQEQMRQQLESSMHKELEKLGATTKGAEAEISKKDFEGFRNLFHRFLQAKGPSVDWAKIHRPPEGSIHPYEDIKSKGLPDSVAASLNKLVVVKLNGGLGTSMGCKGPKSLISVRNENTFLDLTVQQIEHLNKTFNTEVPLVLMNSFNTDEDTKKILQKYAHHRVKIHTFNQSRYPRINKESLLPIARDMSMTGENSEAWYPPGHGDIYASFYNSGLLDKLIAEGKEYIFVSNIDNLGATVDLFILNHLMSQPADKRCEFVMEVTDKTRADVKGGTLTQYDGKLRLLEISQVPKAHVDEFKSVTKFKIFNTNNLWISLNAIKRLHEQNAMDMEIIVNPKTLDGGLNVIQLETAVGAAIKSFDNALGVNVPRSRFLPVKTSSDLLLVMSNLYSLDAGSLTMSKKREFPSTPHVKLGSSFTKVHDYLTRFESIPDMLELDHLTVSGDVTFGKQVSLKGTVIIIANHGDRIDIPAGALLENKIVSGNLRILDH, from the exons ATGTCACTTACCGCCGCTG ATCTCAGTAAAGGAGCCATGTCCGAGTTCCAGGAGCAGATGCGTCAACAGCTGGAGAGCTCCATGCAcaaggagctggagaagctAGGGGCCACCACCAAGGGTGCCGAGGCAGAG ATATCCAAAAAGGACTTTGAGGGTTTCAGAAACCTCTTCCACAGATTCCTCCAGGCAAAGGGACCCTCAGTCGACTGGGCCAAGATCCACAGACCCCCAGAGGGTTCG ATCCATCCCTATGAAGATATCAAATCCAAGGGTTTGCCAGACAGCGTGGCGGCCAGTCTTAACAAGCTGGTGGTGGTCAAGCTCAATGGAGGCTTGGGGACCAGCATGGGATGCAAGGGCCCCAAGAGTCTCATCAGCGTCCGCAACGAGAACACCTTCCTGGACCTCACCGTCCAGCAGATTGAG CACTTGAACAAGACCTTCAACACTGAAGTGCCTTTGGTCCTGATGAACTCCTTCAACACAGACGAGGACACCAAGAAGATCCTGCAGAAATACGCACATCACAGGGTGAAGATCCACACCTTCAATCAGAGCAG GTATCCCCGCATCAACAAGGAGTCCCTGTTGCCCATCGCCAGAGATATGAGCATGACCGGGGAGAACAGCGAGGCCTGGTACCCTCCAGGTCATGGCGACATCTACGCTAGCTTCTACAACTCCGGCCTGCTGGACAAGCTCATAGCGGAGGGCAAGGAGTACATCTTTGTGTCCAACATCGACAACCTGGGGGCCACGGTGGACCTGTTCATCCTCAACCACCTGATGAGCCAGCCAGCCGACAAGCGCTGCGAGTTCGTCATGGAGGTCACGGACAAGACCAGGGCCGATGTCAAG GGCGGTACTCTTACCCAGTATGACGGCAAGCTGAGACTCCTTGAGATCTCCCAGGTGCCCAAGGCCCACGTGGACGAGTTCAAATCGGTCACTAAGTTCAAGATCTTCAACACCAACAACCTGTGGATCTCACTGAATGCCATCAAGAGGCTGCACGAGCAGAACGCCATGGACATGGAGATCATCGTCAACCCCAAG acactaGACGGAGGCCTGAATGTGATCCAGCTGGAGACTGCCGTTGGCGCCGCCATCAAGAGCTTCGACAACGCCCTGGGCGTCAACGTGCCCCGCAGCCGTTTCCTGCCCGTCAAGACCTCCTCCGACCTGCTCCTGGTCATGTCCAACCTCTACAGCCTCGATGCCGGCTCGCTCACCATGAGCAAGAAGAGAGAGTTCCCCAGCACGCCCCACGTCAAACTGGGCAGCTCCTTCACCAAG GTCCACGACTACCTGACCAGATTTGAGAGCATCCCTGACATGCTGGAACTGGACCATCTCACAGTGTCGGGAGACGTCACCTTTGGAAAGCAAGTCTCTCTCAAG GGCACGGTTATAATCATTGCCAATCATGGAGATAGGATTGATATTCCTGCCGGAGCATTGCTGGAAAACAAGATTGTATCTGGCAACCTGCGCATCCTTGATCACTGA